Proteins from a single region of Shinella zoogloeoides:
- a CDS encoding type II toxin-antitoxin system Phd/YefM family antitoxin → MPLASMTSGDFNQNPSKAKKAANDGPLVITEHGEARYVLVRYSDFKDHWRASRSLYDALNHADSPFDDAFEPERASFADRDVTL, encoded by the coding sequence ATGCCCCTCGCCTCCATGACCAGCGGCGATTTCAACCAGAACCCGAGCAAGGCGAAGAAGGCCGCGAATGACGGCCCCCTCGTCATCACGGAGCACGGCGAAGCACGCTATGTGCTGGTTCGCTATAGCGATTTCAAGGATCACTGGCGCGCGTCCAGGAGCCTGTACGACGCCTTGAACCATGCCGATTCGCCGTTCGACGATGCCTTCGAACCGGAACGCGCCAGCTTCGCGGACCGGGACGTGACGCTCTGA
- a CDS encoding LysR family transcriptional regulator: MSYLDNVRVFVRVVELGTLSAAGRDQRVTPAVASNRIKELERHLGVRLFNRTTRKLSPTEHGRVFYEGAVKIIEAVNEAEAAIADLSRNPKGSLRITAPLGIGRRLIASGIPEFHDKYPDIEVRVRLSDHNVDILAEGVDVAFKLGVLEDSNLRMRGILKCERVLCASPDYLSRRGTPKTADALIADKHDCLLLRYPGSKEYYWTLVTAEGPRKFEVGGPYDSDDGDVLTQWALEGRGIINKPLFEVKAHLAEGRLVEILKDSPPATVQLAAIYPHKRFQDPKVRLMIDFMAERCQRLIGKLLGEEQVIEMEVEA; this comes from the coding sequence ATGTCCTATCTCGATAATGTACGCGTCTTCGTTCGCGTGGTCGAACTCGGTACCCTTTCGGCGGCGGGCCGCGACCAGCGCGTCACGCCCGCGGTCGCCAGCAATCGCATCAAGGAGCTGGAGCGCCATCTCGGCGTGCGGCTGTTCAACCGCACGACGCGCAAGCTTTCCCCAACCGAGCACGGCCGCGTCTTCTACGAGGGCGCGGTGAAGATCATCGAGGCGGTGAACGAGGCGGAAGCGGCGATCGCCGATCTCTCGCGCAACCCCAAGGGGTCGCTGCGCATCACCGCTCCGCTCGGCATCGGCCGGCGCCTCATTGCGTCGGGCATTCCCGAATTCCACGACAAATATCCCGACATCGAGGTGCGCGTGCGCCTGTCGGACCACAATGTCGATATCCTTGCCGAAGGCGTCGACGTCGCCTTCAAGCTCGGCGTGCTCGAGGATTCCAACCTGCGCATGCGCGGCATCCTCAAATGCGAGCGCGTGCTCTGCGCCTCGCCGGACTATCTTTCCCGCCGCGGCACGCCGAAGACGGCGGACGCGCTGATCGCCGACAAGCACGACTGTCTCCTGCTGCGCTATCCCGGCTCCAAGGAATATTACTGGACGCTGGTGACGGCCGAAGGCCCGCGCAAGTTCGAGGTCGGCGGCCCCTATGACAGCGACGACGGCGACGTACTCACCCAATGGGCGCTGGAAGGCCGTGGCATCATCAACAAGCCGCTCTTCGAGGTAAAGGCCCATCTCGCCGAAGGCCGGCTGGTGGAAATCCTGAAAGACAGCCCGCCCGCCACCGTCCAGCTCGCCGCGATCTATCCGCACAAGCGCTTCCAGGACCCGAAGGTCCGCCTGATGATCGATTTCATGGCGGAGCGCTGTCAGCGGCTCATTGGCAAATTGCTGGGCGAGGAGCAGGTCATTGAAATGGAGGTCGAAGCCTAG
- a CDS encoding urate hydroxylase PuuD, with translation MYEYAIAWDWVMFAVRWLHVITAIAWIGSSFYFVALDLGLKKHPDLPPGAHGEEWQVHGGGFYHIQKYLVAPAKMPEHLVWFKWESYATWLSGFGMLCLVYYAGADLYLIDPNVLNVSKPVAIAISLGSLAFGWIMYDLICKSPFGNDNTRLMVALYFILVVVAWGYTQLFTGRAAFLHLGAFTATIMSANVFFIIMPNQRIVVADLIAGRTPDPKYGKIAKQRSTHNNYLTLPVLFLMLSNHYPLAFGTEFNWIIASLVFLMGVTIRHYFNTTHAGTGNPTWTWLATALLFVIIMWLSTVPKVLTGETADATVSATQQPFVTAEAFPKVRDTIAGRCAMCHAREPGWEGIVTPPKGVMLETDAQIAAHAREIYLQAGRSHAMPPANVTQVSDEERKLFVAWYESAVSGEKTQ, from the coding sequence ATGTACGAATATGCCATAGCCTGGGATTGGGTAATGTTCGCAGTCCGCTGGCTGCACGTGATCACGGCCATCGCCTGGATCGGCTCATCCTTTTACTTTGTCGCCCTCGACCTGGGCCTGAAGAAGCATCCTGACCTGCCGCCGGGCGCCCATGGCGAGGAATGGCAGGTTCACGGCGGTGGCTTCTACCACATCCAGAAATACCTCGTGGCGCCGGCCAAGATGCCCGAGCACCTCGTCTGGTTCAAATGGGAAAGCTACGCCACCTGGCTCTCGGGTTTCGGCATGCTCTGTCTCGTCTATTACGCGGGCGCGGACCTCTACCTCATCGATCCGAACGTGCTGAACGTTTCCAAGCCGGTGGCCATCGCCATCTCGCTCGGCTCGCTCGCCTTCGGCTGGATCATGTACGACCTCATCTGCAAGTCGCCCTTCGGCAACGACAACACGCGGCTGATGGTGGCGCTGTACTTCATCCTGGTCGTCGTCGCCTGGGGCTACACGCAGCTCTTCACCGGCCGCGCCGCCTTCCTGCATCTCGGCGCCTTCACGGCAACGATCATGTCGGCGAACGTGTTCTTCATCATCATGCCGAACCAGCGCATCGTCGTCGCCGACCTCATCGCCGGCCGCACGCCCGATCCGAAATACGGCAAGATCGCCAAGCAGCGCTCCACACACAACAACTACCTGACGCTGCCGGTTCTATTCCTCATGCTGTCGAACCACTATCCGCTGGCATTCGGCACGGAGTTCAACTGGATCATCGCCTCGCTGGTCTTCCTGATGGGCGTCACGATCCGCCACTACTTCAACACGACCCATGCCGGCACGGGCAACCCGACCTGGACCTGGCTTGCAACCGCGCTGCTCTTCGTCATCATCATGTGGCTTTCCACGGTGCCGAAGGTGCTGACGGGTGAAACCGCCGACGCCACGGTCTCGGCCACGCAGCAGCCCTTCGTGACGGCGGAAGCCTTCCCGAAGGTGCGCGACACCATCGCCGGGCGCTGCGCCATGTGCCACGCCAGGGAGCCGGGCTGGGAAGGCATCGTCACGCCGCCGAAAGGCGTGATGCTGGAAACCGACGCGCAGATCGCGGCCCATGCCCGCGAGATCTACCTGCAGGCCGGCCGCTCGCACGCCATGCCGCCGGCAAACGTCACCCAGGTTTCGGACGAGGAGCGTAAGCTCTTCGTCGCCTGGTACGAAAGCGCCGTCAGCGGGGAGAAGACCCAGTGA
- the guaD gene encoding guanine deaminase: MSDLLIRGRVLTFIAEPQGIDDTAAYRYHEDGAVLVRDGKVVDTGDYAAISKLAGTDVEVADHRPNLVLPGLIDTHLHFPQTQAIASYGAQLLEWLNTYIFVEEQKFADAVHAAAVADRFYDELLSNGTTTAVAYCSVHPESVDAYFTAAEARGMRMVGGKVMMDRNAPDALRDTPQKGYDETKALIEKWHGRGRAHYAISPRFAITSTPEQMEMSQALVAENPTCYVQTHLSENHDEIAFATSLYPEAKDYTDIYARYGLLNERMLLGHCIHLSDREVGVLAETGSVAVFCPTSNLFLGSGLFDRDRFDKAGARWSVATDVGAGTSFSMLETMDEAYKVLHLRGQKLTPFNSFYRMTLGNARALGLEKHIGSLHAGADADIVVLDSSAKPAMEYRMRTAKSLLEELFVLQTMGDDRCVAEVYVAGKPMKPKAHGARG, encoded by the coding sequence GTGAGCGATCTCCTGATCCGCGGACGGGTGCTTACCTTCATCGCCGAGCCCCAGGGCATCGACGACACGGCCGCCTATCGCTACCACGAGGACGGTGCCGTCCTCGTGCGTGACGGCAAGGTGGTTGACACAGGCGACTATGCTGCCATCAGCAAGCTCGCCGGCACGGATGTCGAGGTGGCCGATCATCGGCCCAACCTCGTTCTGCCGGGCCTTATCGATACGCATTTGCACTTCCCGCAGACTCAGGCCATCGCCTCCTACGGTGCCCAGCTCCTCGAATGGCTGAACACCTATATCTTCGTCGAGGAACAGAAATTCGCCGATGCCGTCCATGCGGCGGCCGTGGCGGACCGGTTCTACGACGAGCTTCTGTCGAACGGCACCACCACCGCCGTCGCTTACTGCTCGGTGCATCCCGAAAGCGTCGACGCCTATTTCACGGCGGCCGAGGCGCGCGGCATGCGCATGGTCGGCGGCAAGGTGATGATGGACCGCAACGCGCCCGACGCGCTGCGCGACACGCCGCAGAAGGGCTATGACGAGACGAAGGCGCTCATCGAGAAATGGCACGGCCGCGGCCGCGCGCATTACGCGATCAGCCCGCGCTTCGCCATTACCTCGACGCCGGAGCAGATGGAGATGAGCCAGGCGCTCGTCGCGGAAAATCCCACCTGCTACGTCCAGACCCATCTTTCGGAAAACCACGACGAGATCGCGTTTGCGACCTCGCTCTACCCGGAAGCCAAGGACTATACGGACATCTACGCCCGCTACGGCCTCCTGAACGAGCGCATGCTGCTCGGTCACTGCATCCACCTCAGCGACCGGGAAGTCGGCGTTCTCGCCGAGACCGGCAGCGTTGCGGTCTTCTGCCCGACCTCGAACCTCTTCCTGGGGTCCGGTCTCTTCGACCGCGACCGTTTCGACAAGGCCGGCGCGCGCTGGTCGGTGGCGACGGATGTGGGCGCGGGCACCAGCTTCTCCATGCTGGAGACGATGGACGAAGCCTACAAGGTGCTGCACCTGCGCGGCCAGAAGCTGACGCCGTTCAACTCCTTTTACCGCATGACGCTCGGCAATGCCCGCGCGCTCGGCCTCGAAAAGCATATCGGCTCGCTCCATGCCGGGGCGGATGCGGATATCGTCGTGCTCGATTCCAGCGCCAAGCCCGCCATGGAATACCGCATGCGCACGGCGAAATCGCTGCTGGAGGAACTGTTCGTCCTCCAGACCATGGGCGACGATCGCTGCGTGGCGGAAGTCTATGTCGCCGGCAAGCCGATGAAGCCGAAGGCGCACGGCGCGCGGGGGTAA
- the bhcR gene encoding HTH-type transcriptional regulator BhcR has product MAEHQEKTRGRPGRKPAENAAPSSVQVLDRSLKLLDLVARADGAALTDLADQSGMAPSTVHRLLTSLAQHCMVTHDGETGAWTIGVKAFEIGTAYLRFRKLGTISRPFLKQLMEGCGETANIGIEDDGDVVFISQVESHAPMRAFFRPGRRGPIHASGIGKAILSTWPDARIEALLAGRELLHFTDKTRDSLPLLLGDIAKIRARGFSIDDEEHTLGMRCVAAPIFDEYGEAVAGISVSGPAVRLPDAKVDALGPVVRAAAEGVTKAMGGRLNGK; this is encoded by the coding sequence ATGGCGGAGCATCAGGAAAAGACGAGGGGACGGCCCGGCCGCAAACCGGCGGAGAATGCGGCGCCCTCTTCCGTGCAGGTGCTGGACAGGAGCCTGAAACTCCTCGATCTGGTGGCGCGGGCGGACGGCGCGGCGCTGACGGACCTTGCCGACCAGTCCGGCATGGCGCCCTCGACGGTGCATCGCCTGCTGACCTCGCTCGCCCAGCACTGCATGGTGACCCATGACGGGGAGACCGGAGCCTGGACCATCGGCGTGAAGGCCTTCGAGATCGGTACCGCCTATCTCCGCTTCCGCAAGCTCGGCACGATCAGCCGGCCTTTCCTGAAGCAATTGATGGAGGGCTGCGGCGAGACCGCCAATATCGGCATCGAGGACGACGGCGACGTGGTGTTCATCTCGCAGGTGGAAAGCCATGCGCCGATGCGCGCCTTCTTCCGCCCCGGCCGGCGCGGGCCGATCCACGCCTCCGGCATCGGCAAGGCGATCCTCTCGACCTGGCCGGATGCACGCATCGAGGCGCTGCTTGCCGGCCGCGAGCTTCTGCACTTCACCGACAAGACGCGCGACAGCCTGCCCCTGCTGCTCGGCGATATCGCGAAAATCCGCGCCCGCGGCTTTTCCATCGATGACGAGGAACACACGCTCGGCATGCGCTGCGTGGCCGCTCCGATCTTCGACGAATATGGCGAGGCCGTCGCCGGCATTTCCGTTTCCGGGCCGGCTGTGCGCCTGCCCGATGCCAAGGTGGATGCGCTCGGCCCCGTGGTGCGCGCCGCGGCGGAAGGCGTGACCAAGGCGATGGGCGGGCGGCTCAACGGAAAATGA
- the gcl gene encoding glyoxylate carboligase, with protein sequence MAKMRAVDAAVLVLEKEGIDCAFGVPGAAINPFYSALKARGSVRHVLARHVEGASHMAEGYTRARSGNIGLCIGTSGPAGTDMITGLYSASADSIPILCITGQAPRARLDKEDFQAVDIAKIAAPVTKWAVTVMEPGLVPYVFQKAFHTMRSGRPGPVLIDLPIDVQLAEIEFDIDAYEPLTPYKPAATRAQAEKALTMLNESERPLLVAGGGIINADASDLLVEFAEIIGVPVIPTLMGWGTIPDDHPLMAGMCGLQTSHRYGNATLLASDFVFGIGNRWANRHTGNVPTYTEGRKFIHVDIEPTQIGRVFTPDFGIVSDAGAALQVFLEVATEWKAAGKLRDWSNWANECRERKRTMLRKTHFNQMPLKPQRVYEEMNKAFDRDTCYVSTIGLSQIAGAQFLHVYKPRNWINCGQAGPLGWTLPAALGVRAADPDRPIVALSGDYDFQFMIEELAVGAQHKLPYLHVVVNNSYLGLIRQAQRGFNMDFEVSLAFDNINANADSEAGYGVDHVAVAEGLGCKALRVRSANEFQEAFNTAQKLMKEHQVPVVIEFILERVTNIAMGADINAAVEFEELAERGEDAPTATLAALLD encoded by the coding sequence ATGGCTAAAATGCGTGCTGTCGATGCAGCGGTGCTGGTTCTGGAAAAGGAAGGCATCGACTGTGCCTTCGGCGTACCGGGCGCAGCGATCAATCCCTTCTATTCGGCGCTGAAGGCGCGCGGCTCGGTCCGCCACGTCCTCGCCCGCCATGTCGAAGGCGCAAGCCACATGGCCGAAGGCTATACCCGTGCCCGCTCCGGCAATATCGGCCTTTGCATCGGCACGTCCGGCCCGGCCGGCACCGACATGATCACCGGCCTTTATTCGGCATCCGCCGACTCGATCCCGATCCTGTGCATCACCGGCCAGGCGCCCCGCGCCCGCCTCGACAAGGAAGACTTCCAGGCTGTCGACATCGCGAAGATCGCCGCGCCCGTCACCAAGTGGGCCGTCACGGTCATGGAACCGGGCCTCGTTCCCTATGTCTTCCAGAAGGCCTTCCACACGATGCGCTCCGGCCGTCCCGGCCCGGTCCTTATCGACCTGCCGATCGACGTCCAGCTCGCCGAGATCGAGTTCGACATCGACGCCTACGAACCGCTGACGCCCTACAAGCCGGCCGCGACCCGCGCCCAGGCCGAGAAGGCGCTCACCATGCTCAATGAATCCGAGCGCCCGCTGCTCGTCGCCGGCGGTGGCATCATCAATGCGGATGCCTCGGACCTGCTCGTCGAATTCGCCGAAATCATCGGCGTCCCGGTCATCCCGACCCTGATGGGCTGGGGCACGATCCCGGACGACCATCCGCTGATGGCCGGCATGTGCGGCCTGCAGACCTCGCACCGCTACGGCAATGCCACGCTGCTCGCCTCGGACTTCGTCTTCGGCATCGGCAACCGCTGGGCAAACCGCCACACCGGCAATGTCCCGACCTATACGGAAGGCCGCAAATTCATCCACGTCGACATCGAGCCGACGCAGATCGGCCGCGTCTTCACACCCGATTTCGGCATCGTCTCCGACGCCGGCGCCGCCCTTCAGGTCTTCCTGGAAGTCGCGACGGAATGGAAGGCCGCCGGCAAGCTGCGCGACTGGTCCAACTGGGCCAATGAATGCCGCGAGCGCAAGCGCACCATGCTGCGCAAGACGCATTTCAACCAGATGCCGCTGAAGCCGCAGCGCGTCTACGAGGAAATGAACAAGGCCTTCGACCGCGATACCTGCTACGTCTCGACCATCGGCCTCAGCCAGATCGCCGGCGCGCAGTTCCTGCACGTCTACAAGCCGCGCAACTGGATCAACTGCGGTCAGGCCGGCCCGCTCGGCTGGACGCTGCCGGCAGCGCTCGGCGTGCGCGCCGCCGATCCGGATCGTCCGATCGTCGCCCTGTCGGGTGACTACGACTTCCAGTTCATGATCGAGGAGCTTGCGGTCGGCGCCCAGCACAAGCTGCCCTACCTGCATGTCGTCGTGAACAATTCGTATCTCGGCCTCATCCGCCAGGCCCAGCGCGGCTTCAACATGGACTTCGAAGTTTCGCTCGCCTTCGACAACATCAACGCGAATGCCGACTCGGAAGCCGGCTACGGCGTCGATCACGTCGCGGTCGCCGAAGGCCTCGGCTGCAAGGCGCTCCGCGTCCGCAGCGCCAACGAGTTCCAGGAAGCCTTCAACACGGCGCAGAAGCTGATGAAGGAACACCAGGTTCCGGTCGTCATCGAGTTCATCCTCGAGCGCGTCACGAACATTGCCATGGGCGCAGACATCAACGCCGCCGTCGAGTTCGAGGAACTGGCCGAGCGCGGCGAAGACGCACCGACGGCGACGCTCGCCGCCCTGCTGGACTAA
- the hyi gene encoding hydroxypyruvate isomerase, with product MPKFAANLTMLFNEAPFMERFALAAKAGFEGVEYLFPYDFDKDAIRAELDKHGLTQVLHNLPAGNWAGGERGIAVLPDRVDEFREGVAKAIDYATKLGCKQINCLSGIAPAGVPDSVLRATFVANLKLAASELGKHGIKLLIEPINHFDIPGFYLNTPDQAASIIAEVGSDNLYIQYDLYHQQRTEGELIGTFKKHQAQIVHVQLADNPGRNEPGTGEIAYPFVFKTLDALGYDGWIGCEYKPRTTTEEGLGWLAEVGR from the coding sequence ATGCCGAAATTTGCGGCCAACCTCACCATGCTCTTCAACGAAGCGCCCTTCATGGAGCGCTTCGCCCTGGCCGCCAAGGCCGGCTTCGAAGGGGTCGAGTATCTCTTCCCCTACGATTTCGACAAGGACGCCATCCGCGCCGAACTCGACAAGCACGGCCTGACGCAGGTCCTGCACAACCTGCCGGCCGGCAACTGGGCCGGCGGCGAGCGCGGCATCGCGGTCCTGCCGGATCGCGTGGACGAATTCCGCGAAGGCGTGGCGAAGGCCATCGATTACGCAACGAAGCTCGGTTGCAAGCAGATCAACTGCCTGTCGGGCATCGCGCCTGCCGGCGTGCCGGACAGCGTGCTGCGTGCCACCTTCGTCGCCAACCTGAAGCTGGCGGCCTCCGAACTCGGCAAGCACGGCATCAAGCTGCTGATCGAGCCGATCAACCATTTCGACATTCCGGGCTTCTACCTGAACACCCCGGATCAGGCGGCCTCGATCATCGCGGAAGTCGGCTCCGACAACCTCTATATCCAGTACGACCTCTACCATCAGCAGCGCACCGAGGGTGAGCTGATCGGCACGTTCAAGAAGCACCAGGCACAGATCGTCCACGTGCAGCTTGCCGACAATCCGGGCCGCAACGAACCGGGCACGGGCGAGATCGCCTATCCCTTCGTGTTCAAGACGCTGGACGCGCTCGGCTACGACGGCTGGATCGGCTGCGAATACAAGCCGCGCACGACCACCGAAGAAGGCCTCGGCTGGCTGGCCGAAGTCGGTCGCTGA
- a CDS encoding 2-hydroxy-3-oxopropionate reductase: MANIGFIGLGIMGTPMARHLQNAGHTVITSKFFIPPHKDLVDNGLQIVESPKALAETVDTIILMLPDTPEVEDVLFGENGVSYGLSAGKLVIDMSSISPIATKEFAKKVRATGAEYVDGPVSGGEVGAKNASLSIMAGGSQESFDRALPLFQLMGKNITLVGDCGDGQVTKVANQIIVALTIEAVAEALVFASKAGADPARVRAALMGGFASSRILEVHGERMVKRTFDPGFRISLHQKDLNLALQGAKALGVSLPNTASTQELFNQCAAHGDAGLDHSGLVTALERMANHAVA; encoded by the coding sequence ATGGCAAATATCGGTTTCATCGGCCTCGGCATCATGGGCACCCCCATGGCGCGCCACCTGCAGAATGCCGGCCACACGGTCATCACCTCGAAGTTCTTCATTCCGCCGCACAAGGATCTGGTCGATAACGGCCTGCAGATCGTCGAAAGCCCGAAGGCGCTCGCCGAAACGGTCGACACGATCATCCTCATGCTGCCCGACACCCCGGAAGTCGAAGACGTGCTCTTCGGCGAGAACGGCGTCTCCTACGGTCTTTCGGCCGGCAAGCTCGTCATCGACATGAGCTCGATCTCGCCGATCGCCACCAAGGAATTCGCCAAGAAGGTTCGTGCGACCGGTGCGGAATATGTCGACGGCCCGGTTTCGGGCGGTGAAGTCGGCGCCAAGAATGCCTCGCTCTCCATCATGGCCGGCGGTTCGCAGGAAAGCTTCGACCGCGCCCTGCCGCTCTTCCAGCTCATGGGCAAGAACATCACGCTCGTCGGCGATTGCGGCGACGGCCAGGTGACCAAGGTCGCCAACCAGATCATCGTTGCCCTCACCATCGAAGCCGTTGCCGAAGCGCTCGTCTTCGCATCCAAGGCCGGCGCCGATCCGGCCCGCGTGCGCGCGGCGCTGATGGGCGGCTTTGCCTCCTCGCGCATTCTCGAAGTGCACGGCGAGCGCATGGTCAAGCGCACCTTCGATCCGGGCTTCCGCATCTCGCTGCACCAGAAGGACCTCAACCTGGCTCTCCAGGGCGCCAAGGCGCTGGGCGTTTCGCTGCCCAACACCGCCTCGACGCAGGAACTCTTCAACCAGTGCGCCGCCCATGGCGATGCAGGCCTCGATCACTCAGGTCTCGTCACGGCGCTGGAGCGCATGGCGAACCACGCCGTCGCATGA
- a CDS encoding glycerate kinase type-2 family protein, protein MPTIADPRAFLENLFSVAVSAADPEKVLAANLPEKPKGRTVVIGAGKGAAQMARAFERLWDAPLTGVIVTRYGYAVPCERIEVLEAAHPVPDDSGLLASGRLMAAVRGLNEDDLVVALVCGGGSALLPAPAGDLTLADEIAVNKALLASGAPISAMNAVRKQVSRIKGGRLAALAHPARVVSLVVSDIPGDNPALVASGPTIADETTRADALRLIERYRLDLPEAVMRHIRDGKDEPPLPSDPRYARNEVKLVASAAVSLEAAAAAAKKAGVEAVILSDAIEGEASEVGRVHAAIAAEVVRRNRPFEKPVVILSGGETTVTIKGKGKGGRNGEFLLSFACATDGLAGLSALAADTDGIDGSEDNAGAFADGTTVARLADKGKDAAEFLSRNDSWTAFDALGDLFVPGPTGTNVNDFRAILIQ, encoded by the coding sequence ATGCCGACCATCGCCGATCCGCGCGCCTTTCTCGAAAACCTCTTTTCCGTCGCGGTTTCCGCTGCCGACCCGGAAAAGGTGCTGGCCGCCAACCTGCCGGAAAAGCCGAAGGGCCGCACGGTGGTGATCGGCGCCGGCAAGGGCGCCGCGCAGATGGCCCGCGCCTTCGAGCGCCTGTGGGATGCGCCGCTGACCGGCGTCATCGTCACGCGCTACGGTTATGCCGTCCCCTGCGAGCGCATCGAGGTTCTGGAAGCGGCCCATCCGGTGCCTGACGATAGCGGCCTTCTCGCCTCCGGCCGCCTGATGGCCGCCGTACGGGGCCTTAACGAAGACGACCTCGTCGTCGCCCTCGTCTGCGGCGGCGGCTCGGCCCTTCTGCCCGCGCCCGCCGGCGACCTGACGCTGGCCGACGAGATTGCCGTCAACAAGGCGCTGCTCGCCTCCGGCGCGCCGATCAGCGCCATGAACGCCGTGCGCAAGCAGGTCTCGCGCATCAAGGGCGGCCGGCTCGCCGCGCTCGCCCATCCGGCCCGTGTGGTCTCGCTGGTCGTTTCCGATATTCCCGGCGACAATCCCGCCCTCGTCGCCTCCGGCCCGACCATCGCCGACGAGACGACCCGCGCCGACGCGCTGCGCCTCATCGAGCGCTACCGCCTCGACCTGCCGGAAGCCGTCATGCGCCATATCCGCGACGGTAAGGACGAGCCGCCGCTGCCGTCCGATCCGCGTTATGCCCGCAACGAGGTGAAGCTGGTCGCTTCCGCCGCCGTCTCGCTGGAAGCTGCTGCCGCTGCCGCGAAGAAGGCCGGCGTCGAGGCCGTCATCCTGTCGGATGCCATCGAAGGCGAGGCCTCCGAAGTCGGCCGCGTCCACGCCGCCATCGCGGCGGAAGTCGTGCGCCGCAACCGGCCATTCGAAAAGCCCGTCGTCATCCTTTCGGGCGGTGAGACCACCGTCACGATCAAGGGCAAGGGCAAGGGCGGCCGCAACGGCGAATTCCTGCTCTCCTTCGCCTGCGCCACGGATGGCCTTGCCGGCCTTTCGGCGCTTGCCGCCGATACGGACGGCATCGACGGCTCGGAGGACAATGCCGGCGCCTTCGCCGACGGCACCACCGTCGCGCGCCTCGCCGACAAGGGCAAGGACGCCGCCGAATTCCTGTCGCGCAACGATAGCTGGACCGCCTTCGACGCCCTTGGCGACCTCTTCGTGCCCGGCCCGACCGGCACGAATGTCAACGATTTCAGGGCGATCCTCATCCAGTAG
- the dnaJ gene encoding molecular chaperone DnaJ has product MAKADFYETLGVSKTADEKELKSAFRKMAMKYHPDKNPGDASSEQKFKDVNEAYETLKDPQKRAAYDRYGHAAFEQGGMGGGGFGGGGFQGGGFSDIFEDIFGEMMGGGRQRRSSGGRERGGDLRYNMEISLEEAYAGKTAQIRVPTSITCDVCTGTGAKPGTSPKTCATCQGSGRVRAAQGFFSVERTCPTCHGRGQTITDPCTKCHGNGRVTEERSLSVNIPAGIEDGTRIRLSGEGEAGVRGGPAGDLYIFLSVKPHEFFQRDGADLYCAVPISMTTAALGGTFDVATLDGTKSRVSVPEGTQAGKQFRLKGKGMPVLRSSQVGDLYIQIQIETPQKLTKRQRELLKEFEEISSKENNPESAGFFARMKEFFEG; this is encoded by the coding sequence ATGGCAAAAGCTGATTTTTACGAGACGCTGGGTGTCTCCAAGACCGCCGACGAGAAGGAGCTGAAGAGCGCCTTCCGCAAGATGGCGATGAAGTATCACCCCGACAAGAATCCGGGCGATGCCTCTTCCGAACAGAAGTTCAAGGACGTCAACGAGGCCTATGAGACGCTCAAGGACCCGCAGAAGCGCGCGGCCTATGACCGTTACGGCCACGCCGCCTTCGAGCAGGGCGGCATGGGTGGCGGCGGCTTCGGCGGCGGCGGTTTCCAGGGCGGCGGCTTCTCCGACATCTTCGAGGACATTTTCGGCGAGATGATGGGCGGCGGGCGCCAGCGGCGGTCCTCCGGCGGGCGCGAGCGCGGCGGTGACCTTCGCTACAACATGGAAATCTCGCTGGAAGAGGCTTACGCCGGCAAGACCGCGCAGATTCGCGTGCCGACGTCGATCACCTGCGACGTCTGCACCGGCACGGGCGCAAAGCCCGGCACCAGCCCGAAGACCTGCGCCACCTGTCAGGGCTCCGGCCGTGTGCGCGCCGCACAGGGCTTCTTCTCGGTCGAACGTACCTGCCCGACCTGCCACGGCCGCGGCCAGACGATCACCGATCCCTGCACCAAGTGCCACGGCAACGGCCGCGTCACGGAAGAGCGCTCGCTGTCGGTCAACATCCCGGCCGGCATCGAGGACGGCACGCGCATTCGCCTTTCCGGCGAGGGTGAAGCGGGCGTTCGCGGCGGACCGGCGGGCGACCTCTATATCTTCCTGTCGGTGAAGCCGCACGAATTCTTCCAGCGCGACGGGGCGGACCTTTATTGCGCCGTGCCGATCTCGATGACGACGGCGGCACTCGGCGGCACCTTCGACGTGGCGACGCTCGACGGCACCAAGTCGCGCGTCTCGGTGCCCGAGGGCACGCAGGCGGGAAAACAGTTCCGCCTGAAGGGCAAGGGCATGCCGGTGCTGCGCTCCAGCCAGGTCGGCGATCTCTACATCCAGATCCAGATCGAGACGCCGCAGAAGCTGACCAAGCGCCAGCGCGAGCTGCTGAAGGAATTCGAGGAGATTTCCTCGAAGGAGAACAACCCGGAATCGGCGGGCTTCTTCGCCCGGATGAAGGAATTCTTCGAAGGCTGA